A single Campylobacter hyointestinalis subsp. hyointestinalis DNA region contains:
- a CDS encoding DUF945 family protein, giving the protein MMKKTVIFIVLLIICALATQFSVWWFFQKNSKSVLLNLQSDEYINVLDKNFSSDFFKFDSFIDIELKNNNLKEIFNANEFIKIRLNLSGKQDVFSAFSTGYITVLNSPYIDFVRSIFGDEKFINLNTYFKFNGDSVADTYILPAKFKYNDLSIDISSAKLSAIISKDMIKDVNATLDYAKFSIDDMQANITNLSYAIKPKIPINIMNIDKTALTDANTTTKISKIDIVSNFVNLYFDDISSFWQVSSQDDTAWFVNDLNIKNIDILGVKFKNFNFLSNAQNIDKISYQNIIYGLKKSSYYDINNEILHIMRKNPRFNIEKFSFENTNGDKFTLDCSFWIDSSSNIANFDEIEERIKFAGNLELTNSISSFLPFLAMYEDKIVEAGILIKTPNSYKAKFKISDDSKDIIFNDVNILSNFL; this is encoded by the coding sequence ATGATGAAAAAAACAGTCATTTTTATCGTTTTACTAATTATATGTGCCTTAGCTACGCAGTTTAGCGTTTGGTGGTTTTTCCAAAAAAATAGTAAGTCTGTACTTTTAAATTTACAAAGCGATGAATATATAAATGTACTTGATAAAAACTTTTCTTCGGATTTTTTTAAATTTGATTCTTTTATAGATATTGAGCTTAAAAACAATAATCTAAAAGAGATTTTCAATGCTAATGAATTTATAAAAATAAGGCTAAATTTAAGTGGTAAGCAAGACGTTTTTTCTGCTTTTAGTACTGGTTATATCACTGTTTTAAATTCGCCATATATAGATTTTGTAAGATCTATTTTCGGTGATGAAAAGTTTATAAATTTAAATACATATTTTAAATTTAATGGCGACTCTGTGGCGGATACGTATATTTTGCCTGCTAAATTCAAATATAATGATCTTAGCATAGATATTTCTTCTGCAAAATTATCCGCAATCATTTCAAAAGATATGATAAAAGACGTAAATGCGACTTTGGATTATGCCAAATTTAGCATAGATGATATGCAAGCAAATATCACAAATTTATCGTACGCTATAAAGCCAAAAATTCCTATAAATATTATGAATATAGATAAAACTGCACTTACAGATGCAAATACGACGACTAAAATATCAAAAATAGATATAGTTTCAAATTTTGTAAATTTATATTTTGACGATATCAGCTCTTTTTGGCAGGTCTCATCGCAAGATGATACTGCTTGGTTTGTAAATGATCTAAATATCAAAAATATTGATATTTTAGGCGTAAAGTTTAAAAATTTCAATTTTTTATCAAATGCACAAAATATCGATAAAATTTCATATCAAAATATTATTTACGGTTTAAAAAAATCAAGCTATTATGATATTAATAATGAAATATTGCATATAATGAGAAAAAATCCGAGATTTAATATTGAAAAATTTAGTTTTGAAAATACAAATGGAGATAAATTTACGCTAGATTGTTCTTTTTGGATAGATTCTAGCTCAAATATCGCTAATTTTGATGAGATAGAAGAGCGTATAAAATTCGCCGGAAATTTGGAACTGACAAATAGTATTTCTAGTTTTCTTCCATTTCTTGCTATGTATGAAGACAAGATTGTAGAGGCAGGTATTCTCATCAAAACACCTAATTCTTACAAGGCAAAATTTAAAATAAGCGATGATAGTAAAGATATAATATTTAATGATGTAAATATTCTCTCAAATTTTCTTTAA
- a CDS encoding DedA family protein, which translates to MQDMLNSLSTYGYIILFFYSLGGGMVAIIAAGLLSYIGKLDLWVCISIAAIANFIGDMILFYLGRYNKSSILPYFKSHKRKLALAQILFKRYGDKIIFIKKYIYGLKTLVPIAIGITKYSMNKFIVINAICSVVWAVSLGILSYKAGDFLQKIMNYFGDNTFIIPVMMVALLVLIWFYFSLATKKVR; encoded by the coding sequence ATGCAAGATATGCTAAACTCTTTATCAACTTATGGTTATATTATTTTGTTTTTTTATTCGCTTGGTGGAGGTATGGTTGCCATCATAGCAGCTGGGCTTTTGAGCTACATTGGAAAGCTTGATTTGTGGGTTTGTATATCTATAGCCGCCATTGCAAATTTCATAGGCGATATGATTCTTTTTTATCTTGGTAGATACAATAAAAGTTCTATTTTGCCGTATTTTAAGTCGCATAAGAGAAAGCTTGCTTTGGCTCAAATTCTATTTAAAAGATACGGGGATAAGATTATATTTATTAAAAAATATATATATGGTTTAAAAACATTAGTGCCTATAGCTATCGGCATCACGAAATACAGTATGAATAAATTTATCGTTATAAATGCCATTTGTTCTGTGGTTTGGGCTGTTAGTCTTGGCATTCTTAGTTATAAAGCCGGTGACTTTTTACAAAAAATTATGAACTATTTTGGAGACAATACATTTATAATTCCAGTTATGATGGTTGCTTTGTTGGTTTTGATATGGTTTTATTTTAGCTTGGCGACAAAAAAAGTTAGATAA
- a CDS encoding lipid-binding SYLF domain-containing protein: protein MKKIFLILALFCSFVFCDDELLLDSANAYKVVLKANSGIPASSLVEKSSAVVILPKFVKAGFIIGGSIGKGVMMVKNADSWMPIGVKMGGGSLGFQIGYEDSYLVIFVLKNSIVQDIKDAKFTISADASASFNNVGANAGKLSDFTFSDDIYAYSNNSGYFAGAKLGGSVISVDKKMKFDTNSYGFNALIEALNVSF, encoded by the coding sequence TTGAAAAAAATATTTTTAATTTTAGCTTTGTTTTGCAGTTTTGTTTTTTGTGATGATGAGTTGCTTTTAGATAGCGCAAATGCTTATAAAGTCGTGTTAAAAGCGAATTCTGGCATACCTGCTTCTAGCCTTGTAGAAAAATCAAGCGCCGTAGTGATTTTACCTAAATTTGTAAAAGCCGGATTTATAATCGGTGGTAGCATCGGAAAAGGCGTTATGATGGTTAAAAATGCAGATTCTTGGATGCCTATAGGTGTTAAAATGGGTGGTGGTAGTCTAGGGTTTCAGATAGGTTATGAAGATAGCTATTTGGTTATTTTTGTACTTAAAAATAGTATAGTTCAAGACATCAAAGATGCTAAATTTACGATAAGCGCCGATGCTTCTGCTAGCTTTAATAACGTTGGTGCAAATGCTGGCAAATTAAGCGATTTTACATTTTCTGATGATATTTATGCTTATTCAAATAATAGTGGTTATTTTGCAGGAGCAAAGCTTGGCGGATCTGTTATAAGCGTCGATAAAAAGATGAAATTTGATACTAATTCATATGGATTTAATGCTTTGATAGAAGCTTTAAACGTTTCTTTTTAG
- the rny gene encoding ribonuclease Y, with protein sequence MIEIFIGLTAAVAGAGAGYFAAKKINDANYNVFLEQAKAKAKAIEFEAESILKDAKVKVSEAEFEAKKRYEEKGSKLQKEFNQKFDEIAKKEQVLLSEHEILKNSKEELEKSRNEAKTLYEEGLNLKATYQDKLSEALRVLEHSAGLTEEEAREVVLKKVEEKSRADIAHIVRKYEEEAKREAKKRVNYILAQATSRYAGEFAAERLINVVNIKNDELKGRIIGKEGRNIKTLEMVLGVDVIIDDTPHAIVLSSFNLYRRAIATRVIELLVEDGRIQPARIEELHKKVCDEFEESILEEGENILIDLGISKVHPEIVKLIGKLKFRASYGQNALAHSLEVAHLAGIIAAETGGDEKLAKRAGILHDIGKALTHEYEGSHVDLGAEICKRYKEHPVVINAIYAHHGHEEALSVECAAVCAADALSAARPGARREVLESFLKRVEEIENIATSKEGIKGAYAINAGREIRVIANAKLVNDDEAVLLAKEIADEIQEKVQFPGEIKVNVIRELRAIEFAK encoded by the coding sequence ATGATAGAGATTTTTATAGGGCTCACTGCCGCGGTAGCAGGCGCTGGAGCAGGGTATTTTGCAGCCAAAAAGATAAATGATGCAAACTATAATGTCTTTTTGGAGCAAGCAAAAGCAAAAGCAAAAGCTATAGAATTTGAAGCAGAAAGCATACTAAAAGATGCAAAAGTAAAGGTAAGCGAAGCTGAGTTTGAAGCAAAAAAAAGGTATGAAGAAAAAGGAAGCAAACTTCAAAAAGAATTCAATCAAAAATTTGATGAAATTGCAAAAAAAGAACAAGTTCTTTTAAGCGAACACGAAATTTTAAAAAATAGCAAAGAAGAGCTAGAAAAGTCAAGAAATGAAGCAAAGACTCTTTATGAAGAAGGTCTAAATTTAAAAGCGACTTATCAAGATAAACTTAGCGAAGCGCTTAGGGTTTTAGAGCATTCTGCTGGACTTACAGAAGAAGAAGCGCGTGAAGTTGTACTAAAGAAAGTGGAAGAAAAAAGTCGCGCGGATATAGCTCATATTGTTAGAAAATACGAAGAAGAGGCTAAAAGAGAGGCAAAAAAAAGAGTAAATTATATCCTTGCGCAAGCTACTAGTAGATACGCAGGAGAGTTTGCGGCTGAACGTCTTATAAATGTCGTAAATATCAAAAACGACGAGTTAAAAGGACGCATCATAGGCAAAGAAGGGCGCAATATAAAGACTCTTGAGATGGTGCTAGGAGTTGATGTCATCATAGACGATACGCCTCACGCTATAGTTTTATCTAGTTTTAATCTGTATCGCCGTGCTATCGCTACTAGGGTTATAGAGCTTTTGGTAGAAGACGGAAGAATCCAACCGGCTCGTATCGAAGAGCTACATAAAAAAGTTTGCGATGAGTTTGAAGAGAGTATTTTAGAAGAGGGTGAAAATATCTTGATAGATCTTGGTATTAGTAAGGTGCATCCTGAGATCGTTAAACTTATAGGTAAGCTTAAATTTAGAGCAAGTTACGGGCAAAACGCTTTGGCTCATAGTCTTGAAGTTGCTCATCTAGCAGGCATCATCGCTGCTGAGACAGGCGGAGACGAAAAACTAGCTAAACGTGCTGGAATATTACATGATATAGGTAAAGCATTAACTCATGAGTATGAGGGAAGCCATGTTGATTTGGGTGCTGAAATTTGTAAGCGTTACAAAGAACATCCAGTAGTTATAAATGCTATTTATGCTCACCATGGACATGAAGAAGCTTTAAGCGTAGAATGTGCTGCAGTTTGTGCTGCAGATGCACTTTCTGCGGCACGCCCTGGTGCTAGAAGAGAAGTGCTTGAGAGCTTCTTAAAAAGAGTTGAAGAGATAGAAAATATCGCAACTAGCAAAGAAGGGATCAAAGGAGCTTATGCTATAAATGCGGGACGTGAAATAAGAGTTATAGCAAATGCTAAGCTTGTAAATGACGATGAAGCCGTGCTACTTGCAAAAGAAATAGCTGATGAGATACAAGAAAAAGTGCAGTTTCCAGGTGAGATAAAAGTAAATGTTATAAGAGAACTTAGAGCGATTGAATTTGCTAAATAA
- a CDS encoding 5-formyltetrahydrofolate cyclo-ligase, translating to MGVKFSKTEYRKMAKSSLNKIVKFRAKSFSYKIHKTLLYIFDKFKSKNILLFLPLLYEPNLVILRRRLIKSHNIFLPFMVDKSLKMVKLRLPFNESKFGVKEANDSNAFFGRIDVAVIPVIGVDGNMARIGHGFGYYDRFFDTLAYKPVVIFVQIEDFYTKEKICDSHDIKCDFYITPRKNYIKKGNYDRDFYRAHCRGSRRWSRVFCSQKDK from the coding sequence ATGGGCGTTAAATTTAGTAAAACCGAATATAGAAAAATGGCAAAATCAAGCCTAAATAAGATAGTTAAATTTAGAGCAAAATCTTTTAGCTACAAGATACACAAAACACTTTTATATATATTTGATAAGTTTAAATCGAAAAATATACTTCTGTTTTTACCGCTTCTTTATGAGCCAAATTTAGTTATTTTGAGACGAAGATTGATAAAATCGCACAATATATTTTTGCCTTTTATGGTAGATAAAAGTTTAAAAATGGTAAAATTGAGATTGCCTTTCAATGAGTCCAAATTTGGAGTAAAAGAGGCAAATGATTCAAACGCCTTTTTTGGGCGTATAGACGTGGCTGTTATTCCTGTGATTGGGGTTGACGGAAATATGGCTAGAATCGGACATGGATTTGGTTATTACGATAGATTTTTTGATACTCTCGCATATAAACCGGTAGTTATTTTTGTCCAGATCGAAGATTTTTATACAAAAGAAAAAATTTGTGACTCACACGATATAAAGTGTGATTTTTATATAACCCCTAGAAAAAATTATATAAAAAAGGGAAATTATGATAGAGATTTTTATAGGGCTCACTGCCGCGGTAGCAGGCGCTGGAGCAGGGTATTTTGCAGCCAAAAAGATAAATGA
- a CDS encoding TlpA family protein disulfide reductase yields the protein MKLKSLIIACLLIFIYGCSKNDKSEDTTPTSSSISENYDRSFTLTLNDGKNLNMQRNSEGFDIEDNNKAVLFTFFTTWCPPCKAEIPHLVSLQDKFKNELRIIGVLMEERTADDISEFIKMYNINYSVAYGESNFFFAKALGEVVGIPYSVLYYPNGKYATHYIGLVPEEMLESDIKKVIS from the coding sequence ATGAAACTAAAAAGTCTAATTATAGCATGTTTGCTTATTTTTATTTACGGTTGTAGTAAAAATGACAAAAGCGAAGATACTACGCCCACATCCTCATCTATAAGTGAAAATTACGATAGAAGTTTCACTTTAACGTTAAATGATGGTAAGAATTTAAATATGCAAAGAAATAGTGAAGGTTTTGATATAGAAGATAACAATAAAGCGGTTTTGTTTACATTTTTTACGACTTGGTGTCCACCGTGCAAAGCTGAAATTCCGCATCTAGTAAGTCTTCAAGATAAATTTAAAAACGAACTCAGGATAATAGGCGTACTTATGGAAGAAAGAACAGCCGATGATATAAGTGAATTTATAAAAATGTATAATATCAACTACAGCGTAGCTTACGGCGAGTCGAATTTCTTTTTCGCTAAAGCACTTGGAGAAGTAGTAGGCATACCGTATTCAGTGTTGTACTATCCAAATGGCAAGTACGCGACTCACTATATCGGTTTGGTTCCAGAAGAAATGCTAGAATCTGACATAAAAAAGGTAATCTCATAA
- the ftsY gene encoding signal recognition particle-docking protein FtsY, translating to MFDFLKKGLEKTISSITSNKPKDKKITKDILEELLLEADVPFEIVEEIVYYLPPRDLVDRADLARVMETYFLYDNPNDLETKPFVQMIIGVNGAGKTTTIAKLANLYKNSGRSVILGASDTFRAGAIEQLRQWATRLNVPIIATAQGHDPAAVAFDTISSAVAKDYDNVIIDTAGRLQNQKNLANELEKIVRISSKALASAPHQKIIVLDGTQGNAALAQAKAFNEIINLDGVIITKLDGTSKGGALLGIARELELPILYIGVGEQMDDIIKFDPKDFVKTICDAIYLDNDGKN from the coding sequence ATGTTCGATTTTCTAAAAAAAGGCTTAGAAAAGACTATTTCGTCGATAACCTCAAATAAACCAAAAGATAAAAAGATAACAAAAGATATATTAGAAGAGTTGCTTTTAGAAGCGGATGTACCTTTTGAAATTGTAGAAGAGATAGTGTATTATCTTCCGCCTAGAGATCTAGTAGATAGAGCAGATCTCGCAAGAGTTATGGAAACATACTTTTTATACGATAATCCAAACGATTTAGAAACAAAGCCTTTTGTACAAATGATAATCGGCGTAAACGGTGCTGGAAAAACGACGACCATAGCAAAATTAGCAAATTTATATAAAAATAGCGGCAGAAGCGTTATCTTAGGTGCTAGCGATACTTTTAGAGCGGGAGCGATCGAGCAGTTACGCCAGTGGGCAACCCGCTTAAACGTACCTATAATAGCAACTGCGCAAGGACACGATCCAGCAGCAGTTGCATTTGATACCATCAGCTCTGCTGTAGCAAAAGACTATGACAACGTTATCATAGACACTGCAGGTCGCCTGCAAAACCAAAAAAATTTGGCAAACGAGTTAGAAAAAATAGTTCGTATTTCAAGCAAAGCTTTAGCTTCAGCACCGCATCAAAAGATCATCGTACTTGATGGAACCCAAGGAAATGCCGCGTTAGCTCAGGCAAAAGCATTTAATGAAATTATAAATTTAGACGGCGTTATCATCACGAAGCTTGATGGAACAAGCAAAGGCGGCGCTCTGCTAGGCATAGCAAGAGAACTTGAGCTTCCTATACTATATATCGGCGTAGGGGAACAGATGGACGATATAATCAAATTTGATCCAAAAGATTTTGTTAAAACTATCTGTGATGCTATATACTTGGATAACGATGGCAAAAACTAA
- the radA gene encoding DNA repair protein RadA: MAKTKTIFECEACGNQQSKWMGKCPGCGAWESFVELSSEQIKVINEISKISNSPSSKAKAITDIKIEEISRRTTGDVELDIVLGGGLVDGSLVLIGGSPGIGKSTLLLKIASNLAEFGENVLYVSGEESESQIKLRANRLNANSKNLYLLTEINLDNILAEISKKEYKTLVVDSIQTLYSDKISSAPGSVSQVREITFELMRLAKSKNICVFIIGHITKEGSIAGPRILEHMVDVVLYFEGDSSMELRLLRGFKNRFGSTSEVGIFEMSKFGLISAKDATSKFFTRGDAVSGSAITVTMEGSRALIVEIQALVCESSYPKRSSTGFDKNRLDMILALLERKLEIPLGHYDVFINVTGGVKINETACDLAVVAAIISSFRNRPISKESIFIGELSLNGEIRDIFNLDARLKEASMQKFKNIIAPSKPIEKSNLKIFVAKEISQVIEWM, encoded by the coding sequence ATGGCAAAAACTAAAACTATATTTGAGTGTGAAGCTTGCGGAAATCAACAGAGCAAATGGATGGGCAAATGTCCTGGATGCGGGGCTTGGGAAAGCTTTGTGGAGCTTAGTAGCGAACAGATAAAAGTCATCAATGAAATCTCAAAGATAAGTAACTCTCCTTCATCAAAAGCAAAAGCCATAACTGATATAAAAATAGAAGAAATTTCACGCCGCACTACAGGAGACGTTGAGCTTGATATCGTTCTTGGCGGAGGCTTGGTAGATGGCTCACTTGTGCTTATCGGCGGAAGTCCAGGCATCGGAAAATCAACACTGCTTTTAAAAATTGCTTCAAATTTGGCCGAATTTGGTGAAAATGTTTTATACGTAAGCGGGGAAGAAAGTGAGTCTCAAATAAAGCTACGTGCAAACAGACTAAATGCGAACAGCAAAAATCTATATCTTTTAACAGAGATAAACTTAGACAATATCCTAGCAGAAATCTCGAAAAAAGAGTATAAAACGCTAGTAGTGGATTCTATACAAACATTATATAGCGATAAAATAAGCTCAGCTCCTGGTTCAGTTTCGCAAGTACGCGAGATAACTTTTGAGCTGATGAGGCTTGCAAAAAGTAAAAATATATGCGTGTTCATCATCGGACATATCACAAAAGAAGGCTCTATCGCCGGACCTAGAATTTTAGAGCATATGGTTGATGTCGTGCTGTATTTTGAAGGCGATAGCAGTATGGAGCTCAGGCTTCTTAGGGGATTTAAAAATCGCTTTGGCTCAACTAGTGAAGTTGGGATTTTTGAAATGAGCAAATTCGGTCTGATAAGCGCAAAAGACGCTACTAGCAAATTTTTTACTAGAGGAGACGCAGTGAGTGGCTCAGCCATAACAGTCACGATGGAAGGAAGCCGCGCGCTTATAGTAGAGATCCAAGCTCTAGTTTGCGAGAGTAGCTATCCAAAAAGAAGTTCCACTGGATTTGATAAAAATCGTCTGGATATGATACTTGCTTTATTGGAGCGAAAGCTTGAAATTCCCTTGGGGCATTATGACGTTTTTATAAATGTTACTGGCGGAGTAAAGATAAATGAGACCGCATGCGATCTAGCTGTTGTAGCAGCTATCATATCGAGCTTTAGAAATCGCCCTATCAGCAAAGAAAGCATCTTTATAGGTGAGCTTAGCTTAAACGGAGAAATCAGAGATATATTTAACCTTGATGCAAGGCTAAAAGAAGCCAGTATGCAAAAATTTAAAAATATAATAGCACCGAGCAAACCGATAGAAAAATCAAATTTAAAGATATTCGTCGCAAAAGAAATTTCACAAGTGATTGAATGGATGTAA
- a CDS encoding cytochrome b/b6 domain-containing protein, protein MIKSYIWSFWARFSHIALIFSFIISYILSEFDSLLYFHAAFGVVFGVAVIFRIVWGFIGTKHSKFSDFKFHGLMAYFHPFFGKKEKFIGHNPASSIAIIIMLSLGFVCAVSGLMLYAIDKNSGIFAFLYDSYSELKFVKSIHEVSANVLLYTVLIHTCGALIDKFIHKNDALDSMITGYKLTQNDQSVKPNYIQKVFCFVWILAILSTFFYIFNTNNFILRSHAISVDYRSQNALFAKECGSCHMIYPPFLLPKKSWEIMMGGLENHFGTDASIDDDTNKNILNFLVANSAQTRGDKTAFNILKYAKNDQNIAITQNEYWIKKHRKIDEKVFLRKDVKSKANCVACHKKIENGIIGLIDYEKIK, encoded by the coding sequence GTGATTAAAAGTTATATTTGGAGCTTCTGGGCGAGATTTTCTCATATCGCCTTGATATTTAGCTTTATAATTTCTTATATATTGAGTGAATTTGATAGTTTGCTTTATTTCCACGCCGCTTTTGGCGTGGTTTTTGGCGTTGCGGTTATATTTAGGATAGTATGGGGATTTATCGGGACAAAACATTCTAAATTTAGCGATTTTAAATTCCACGGATTGATGGCATATTTTCACCCTTTTTTTGGTAAGAAAGAGAAATTTATCGGACATAATCCAGCTTCAAGTATAGCGATCATTATTATGTTAAGCCTCGGATTTGTTTGTGCTGTTTCTGGACTTATGCTCTATGCAATAGATAAAAATAGCGGAATTTTTGCATTTTTATATGATAGTTATAGTGAGCTTAAATTTGTAAAATCCATACACGAAGTATCTGCAAATGTGCTTTTATATACAGTGCTTATCCATACTTGCGGAGCTTTAATAGATAAATTTATACATAAAAATGATGCTTTGGACTCTATGATCACTGGCTATAAACTAACGCAAAACGATCAAAGCGTTAAACCAAACTATATCCAAAAAGTATTTTGTTTTGTATGGATTTTAGCTATACTTTCGACTTTTTTTTATATTTTTAATACAAATAATTTTATTTTAAGATCTCACGCTATAAGCGTGGATTATCGGTCGCAAAATGCTCTGTTTGCTAAAGAGTGCGGAAGCTGCCATATGATCTATCCGCCATTTCTACTACCTAAAAAATCATGGGAGATCATGATGGGTGGACTAGAAAATCATTTCGGCACTGATGCAAGCATAGATGATGATACAAATAAAAATATACTGAACTTTTTAGTCGCAAATTCTGCTCAGACAAGGGGTGATAAAACTGCATTTAACATACTTAAATATGCAAAAAACGACCAAAATATAGCCATAACTCAAAATGAATACTGGATAAAAAAGCATAGAAAGATAGATGAAAAAGTATTTTTAAGAAAAGATGTAAAATCCAAAGCAAACTGCGTGGCTTGTCATAAAAAAATAGAAAACGGTATAATCGGCTTGATAGACTATGAAAAAATAAAATAA
- a CDS encoding diheme cytochrome c translates to MKFLLFICMAILSLYAKGDGVRGGLDVKPVDNELYKKECASCHFGYQPGLMPTQSWEFIMKNLADHYGTDASIDDETNKSILSYLLANSSQNAMNYKRSAKITKSLENGVLYQSITDIPYHIKKHKKIEKWMITQKEVKTLSNCTACHKKAELGIYGKKSIDIPNYGAWRD, encoded by the coding sequence ATGAAATTTTTACTATTTATATGTATGGCGATTTTGAGTTTGTATGCAAAAGGAGATGGTGTAAGAGGCGGACTAGATGTAAAACCTGTGGATAATGAGCTTTATAAAAAAGAGTGCGCTAGCTGTCATTTTGGCTATCAGCCTGGACTTATGCCAACTCAGTCTTGGGAATTTATAATGAAAAATTTAGCCGATCACTATGGCACTGATGCGAGCATTGATGATGAGACAAATAAAAGCATACTTAGCTATCTTTTAGCAAATTCTAGCCAAAATGCGATGAACTATAAAAGAAGTGCAAAGATAACCAAATCCTTAGAAAACGGGGTTTTGTACCAGTCTATAACAGATATCCCTTATCATATCAAAAAGCATAAAAAGATAGAAAAGTGGATGATAACTCAAAAAGAGGTCAAAACTCTGTCAAATTGCACCGCCTGTCATAAAAAAGCTGAGCTTGGGATATATGGTAAAAAAAGCATAGATATACCAAATTACGGAGCTTGGCGTGATTAA
- a CDS encoding DUF1924 domain-containing protein, translated as MKKIALLFLCAYALNAAQFNAAMQEYIAELKSEALKLDPNFKDFDAAKGELIFVTKNIGKNSQNISCQSCHGEDLTKESMNIFTNKTIAPLSPNANSSRLSYVKEVKKWLKRNFKDVYLREGTAIEKGDVLYYLIKQ; from the coding sequence ATGAAAAAAATAGCGTTATTATTTTTGTGTGCATATGCACTAAATGCAGCTCAGTTCAATGCTGCTATGCAAGAGTATATAGCGGAGTTGAAGTCTGAAGCTTTAAAGTTGGATCCAAATTTTAAAGATTTTGATGCAGCAAAAGGCGAGCTTATCTTTGTTACAAAAAATATTGGTAAAAACTCACAAAATATATCCTGTCAAAGCTGTCACGGCGAAGATCTTACTAAAGAATCTATGAATATCTTTACAAACAAAACCATCGCACCGCTTTCGCCAAATGCAAATTCTTCTAGGCTAAGCTATGTTAAAGAGGTGAAAAAATGGCTAAAAAGAAATTTTAAAGATGTCTATTTAAGAGAAGGAACCGCTATAGAAAAAGGCGATGTTCTTTATTATCTTATAAAGCAATAA
- a CDS encoding tyrosine-type recombinase/integrase, protein MWEHIDLENGIWSIPATQMKMRFTHKTALSKEVINIFKEQKLYSPINSKFVFPALTMAGHINKDSIGKAIRNLGGKNKYLNKASAHGFRATFKTICTLNLATLTKLGISEKTIENALAHKELNNVKYAYERKTATIEQNRALMQRYVDYLNSLVKFI, encoded by the coding sequence ATGTGGGAGCATATTGACTTAGAAAATGGCATATGGAGCATTCCTGCTACACAGATGAAAATGAGATTTACCCATAAAACAGCTTTATCAAAAGAAGTTATTAATATCTTTAAAGAACAAAAGCTATATAGCCCCATAAATAGCAAATTTGTATTTCCAGCTCTTACAATGGCAGGACATATAAACAAAGACAGCATAGGCAAAGCGATACGAAATTTAGGTGGTAAAAATAAATACTTAAACAAAGCAAGTGCTCACGGATTTAGAGCGACATTTAAAACAATTTGTACCTTAAACCTTGCAACCCTTACAAAACTAGGAATAAGCGAGAAAACAATAGAAAACGCACTAGCACATAAAGAGTTAAACAATGTAAAATACGCATATGAGAGAAAAACAGCTACAATAGAGCAAAATAGGGCTTTAATGCAGCGGTATGTTGATTATTTAAATAGTTTAGTTAAGTTTATTTAA
- a CDS encoding phage integrase central domain-containing protein translates to MQTYILPRFENTDIANIKFSHLKEVLDPLFNPYNPKQSRLETIHRIINHLNALFEIAINDRYIDYNPCKALHKQYPTSMPFYT, encoded by the coding sequence ATGCAAACTTATATACTACCTAGATTTGAAAATACAGATATTGCAAACATAAAATTTAGCCACCTAAAAGAAGTCCTAGACCCACTTTTTAATCCCTATAATCCAAAGCAATCTCGCCTTGAAACAATACATCGTATAATTAATCATTTAAACGCATTATTTGAAATTGCTATCAATGACAGATACATTGACTATAATCCTTGCAAAGCTTTGCACAAACAATACCCCACATCAATGCCATTTTACACTTAA